A stretch of the Capsicum annuum cultivar UCD-10X-F1 chromosome 10, UCD10Xv1.1, whole genome shotgun sequence genome encodes the following:
- the LOC107844807 gene encoding actin-depolymerizing factor 10-like encodes MANSASGIAVSDDCKQRFLELKAKRNHRYLVFKIDESVQQVVVEKVGAQAETHDDFANSMPPSECRYAVFDYDWTTNENVQKSRIFFVAWSPETARVRSKMLYASSKDRFRRELDGVQVELQATDPSEMSLDTFIGRIH; translated from the exons ATG GCCAATTCGGCATCAGGGATAGCAGTGAGCGATGACTGCAAGCAGAGGTTCTTGGAGTTGAAAGCAAAAAGGAACCACAGGTACCTAGTTTTCAAGATTGATGAATCAGTGCAGCAAGTTGTGGTTGAGAAAGTTGGTGCACAGGCAGAGACACATGATGATTTTGCTAACAGCATGCCTCCCAGTGAGTGCCGTTATGCTGTTTTTGACTATGACTGGACTACTAATGAAAATGTCCAGAAAAGCAGGATCTTCTTTGTTGCTTG GTCACCAGAGACAGCAAGGGTGAGAAGTAAGATGTTATATGCAAGCTCAAAAGACAGATTCAGGAGAGAATTAGATGGTGTCCAAGTTGAGCTGCAAGCTACAGATCCAAGTGAGATGAGTTTGGATACCTTCATTGGAAGAATCCATTGA